A single Struthio camelus isolate bStrCam1 chromosome 8, bStrCam1.hap1, whole genome shotgun sequence DNA region contains:
- the TNFSF4 gene encoding tumor necrosis factor ligand superfamily member 4, with translation MDRQPDLEPKGQEDLKREPAEDEWKSWQRGQLRRNTLYLVSAAAQWILLLACLIYLGIGSLQLSTPRSDKVPWTYIQYTGKSVEGTAMNLSAETGSIRIRNGSIMITCDGLYLVSLKGVISFSELEKNNSLKLILGKKDNKTSETLWERTLQDDGKTVDLITMLYLFAQDDIALWTNRNATVKGLSFSLVLLSPIFYCLQ, from the exons ATGGACCGACAGCCAGACTTGGAGCCGAAAGGGCAAGAAGATCTCAAAAGGGAACCTGCAGAGGATGAGTGGAAGAGCTGGCAGAGAGGCCAGCTGAGGAGGAACACGCTGTACCTCGTGTCCGCTGCTGCTCAGTGGATATTACTGCTCGCCTGCTTGATCTACCTTGGCATAGGTTCTCTGCAACTCTCGACG cCTCGGAGCGACAAAGTCCCGTGGACCTACATCCAGTACACAG GTAAAAGCGTCGAAGGAACTGCCATGAATCTCAGTGCTGAGACAGGCTCTATTCGTATCAGAAATGGTTCCATCATGATCACGTGCGATGGCCTCTACCTAGTGTCCCTGAAGGGTGTTATCAGTTTCTCTGAGCTGGAGAAAAACAACTCATTGAAGCTGATACTGGGGAAGAAAGATAACAAAACCAGCGAGACCCTCTGGGAGCGAACTCTCCAGGATGATGGCAAGACAGTTGATCTCATCACGATGCTGTACTTGTTTGCTCAAGATGACATCGCCCTGTGGACCAACAGGAACGCCACTGTCAAGGGTTTGTCGTTTAGCCTTGTGTTACTAAGTCCCATCTTCTATTGCCTCCAGTAG
- the LOC138067970 gene encoding uncharacterized protein, whose protein sequence is MAFLSYRKLNARQCTLFSQLLTQRFSFAGGRRLPSCSSAPQERSHAPGHELLCASTVPTLKIHRPQHPLRPGALEIPARGDSYRSAGRSQVEQPSLQAAAPSQSSFFWQPTSARPPHPQPPPPPPSPPPPWRRLCLARAPCSSARGSRYGVLTWVKPGFGIPAPPPPPCTSLLPQRCRGCSAGRGQGERARGGAGSRGCGLVAPWLRAALMQRGSARFPARAQRALVIVEPAPGGKESTVLRARACLCLCVRLWVGLFFFFFPALLPSFFPPVGVLKTQTLPRSAPPPLLSARGKGRRRAHGSHQPAAFVPAATTSDACTRRVPRFLPQPPLPPRPSQPG, encoded by the coding sequence ctgctgaCGCAGAGGTTTAGCTTTGCCGGGGGCCGGCGTCTCCCCTCGTGTAGCTCAGCGCCCCAGGAGCGCTCCCACGCCCCGGGACACGAACTTCTCTGCGCCTCTACAGTGCCAACGCTTAAAATACACCGACCACAGCATCCCCTGAGGCCTGGAGCGCTGGAAATACCAGCCAGAGGTGACTCATACCGCTCAGCAGGCCGCAGCCAGGTCGAGCAGCCCAGCCTGCAGGCCGCAGCGCCTTCGCAGAGCAGCTTCTTCTGGCAACCCACCTCGGcacggcccccccacccccaaccaccaccaccaccaccatcaccaccaccgccATGGAGGCGGCTCTGCCTGGCCCGGGCACCCTGCAGCTCAGCCCGGGGCAGCCGGTACGGGGTGCTCACCTGGGTGAAGCCCGGCTTTGGGAtaccagcaccccccccccccccgtgcacgtccctccttccccagcggtgcaggggctgctcggcgggcaggggacagggggagcgggcgcggggcggcgcgggcagccggggATGTGGGCTGGTGGCCCCATGGCTCCGGGCGGCTCTGATGCAGCGCGGTTCAGCGCGGTTTCCAGCTCGGGCTCAGAGGGCATTAGTCATCGTCGAGCCAGCACCCGGCGGAAAGGAGAGCACGGTGCTGCGTGCGCGCGCGTGTTTGTGTCTGTGCGTGCGTCTCtgggtgggtttgtttttttttttttttcctgccctcctcccttctttttttccacccgTGGGCGTCCTGAAGACTCAAACACTACCAAGGTCGGCACCGCCACCGTTGCTGTCCGCGCGGGgcaaggggcggcggcgggcgcacgGCTCGCACCAGCCGGCGGCGTTTGTGCCCGCTGCCACCACCAGCGATGCCTGCACGAGGCGCGTGCCACGGTTTCTACCGCaaccccccctcccaccccgtcCCAGCCAGCCCGGATGA